The proteins below come from a single Malus domestica chromosome 03, GDT2T_hap1 genomic window:
- the LOC103427058 gene encoding poly(A)-specific ribonuclease PARN-like isoform X1, protein MNTHRPARVLSRAISRAISHSSSSSSSLQQQSSTFPLKNVTKSNFEPALADLRRHVAAADFVAIDLEMTGITSAPWRDSLEFDRADVCYLKVKDSAEKFAVLQFGVCPFRWDSSKRSFIAHPHNFYIFPRQELPLAGPAFEFLCQTTSIDFLAKYQFDFNVCIHEGISYLSREQESEALRRLSLAYDDELLARCSNLKEHTHMPVVKMADTLFAERMKNSFTEWRDRLLRSSKGGFQFQGDSNDSQQLQTIFFKMRPALSLRGFTSHQLRLIQMVITRHFQDLSYVQINGEKSCQQQLVVQTESKDDRELLLKEVKDEHRREAEVKVQAAVGFRHVIDLLSSEQKLIVGHNCFLDIAHVYSKFLGPLPSTAEEFVSTVNKYFPHVIDTKVLLNTDDVLQQRMKKSRASLSSAFALLCPQIALGKKSTDSEVQMCVNVEVQVDDLRSSNWNSGAKHEAGYDAFMTGCVFAQTCSHLGIDFQACSSSEKLAHNEKLQKQINHLYLSWSNGDIIDLTTGKKNAMSSGSNNHKKRYLQIMSENIALIWGFPSKLKARDVRECISKVFGPTSVTSVFHLDETAVFVQFSKETFVSEFLALKETLERSDGPVSVLHPLAGLLEGGSARAANYETYKEICSSPSAKGFFADQAEAVGIKWKTKLVESKEASETLKRESFDEKSEVNPASKTEILRRSTTDTAENDPFCGRRSQYKIIDTLIASEGDRMRTN, encoded by the exons ATGAACACTCACCGGCCGGCGAGGGTGCTTTCACGTGCTATATCACGTGCCATATCccactcctcctcctcctcgtcaTCATTACAACAGCAATCCTCCACCTTTCCTCTGAAAAACGTGACCAAATCGAACTTCGAGCCGGCTCTGGCCGACCTGCGCCGCCATGTTGCCGCCGCAGACTTCGTGGCCATCGATCTCGAGATGACCGGAATCACCAGCGCGCCGTGGCGCGACTCTCTGGAGTTCGACCGCGCCGACGTCTGCTACCTCAAGGTCAAGGACTCGGCCGAGAAGTTCGCCGTGCTTCAGTTCGGCGTTTGCCCCTTCCGATGGGACTCCTCCAAGCGCTCCTTCATTGCTCATCC GCACAATTTCTACATTTTTCCTCGTCAAGAGCTTCCGCTTGCAGGCCCAGCATTTGAGTTTCTCTGCCAGACTACATCGATCGATTTCTTAGCTAAATACcagtttgattttaatgtctgcATACATGAAG GAATATCTTATTTATCCAGAGAGCAGGAAAGTGAGGCGCTGAGACGTTTGAGTTTGGCATATGATGATGAGTTATTGGCTAGATGTTCAAACTTGAAGGAACATACGCACATGCCAGTGGTCAAGATGGCTGACACTCTCTTCGCTGAACGGATGAAGAACTCATTCACTGAATGGCGTGATCGTTTGTTAAGAAGTAGTAAGGGAGGATTCCAGTTTCAGGGAGACTCAAATGACTCCCAACAGTTACAAACCATTTTCTTCAAGATGCGTCCAGCTCTTAGTCTGAGGGGATTCACTTCTCATCAGCTTAGGTTGATtcaaatg GTCATTACAAGGCATTTCCAAGATCTCTCTTATGTTCAGATAAATGGTGAAAAGTCCTGTCAACAGCAACTAGTTGTGCAGACAGAGTCCAAGGATGACAGAGAGTTACTTCTG AAAGAGGTGAAGGATGAACATCGTAGGGAAGCAGAGGTGAAAGTTCAAGCGGCAGTTGGGTTTCGTCATGTTATTGACCTTCTTTCCTCAGAACAAAAGTTGATTGTTGGTCACAATTGCTTTCTTG ATATTGCCCATGTATACAGCAAATTCCTGGGCCCTCTTCCTTCGACTGCTGAAGAATTTGTCTCAACTGTTAACAAGTACTTTCCACACGTCATTGACACCAAAGTACTATTGAACACGGATGATGTGCTCCAACAACGGATGAAGAAATCCCGAGCATCACTTTCATCAGCATTTGCCTTGTTATGCCCACAAATTGCTCTTGGGAAGAAAAGCACTGATTCGGAAGTCCAAATGTGTGTCAACGTTGAAGTTCAGGTGGATGATTTGAG gtcctccaactggaattctGGAGCCAAACATGAAGCGGGATATGATGCTTTTATGACAGGCTGCGTCTTTGCTCAGACATGCAGTCATCTCGGAATTGATTTTCAGGCCTGTTCGTCATCTGAAAAGTTGGCCCACAACGAGAAGCTCCAGAAGCAGATCAACCATCTATACCTCAGTTGGAGTAATGGAGACATTATTGATTTAACCACTGGTAAGAAGAATGCAATGTCTTCGGGGTCCAATAACCACAAAAAGAGGTACTTGCAGATTATGTCCGAGAACATTGCTTTAATCTGGGGATTCCCATCAAAACTCAAGGCACGAGACGTCAGGGAGTGCATTTCAAAAGTCTTTGGCCCAACCTCTGTTACGTCTGTCTTCCACTTGGATGAAACTGCGGTATTCGTTCAGTTTAGCAAGGAAACATTTGTCTCTGAATTTCTGGCTTTGAAGGAAACATTAGAGAGAAGTGATGGTCCAGTCTCAGTTTTGCATCCCCTCGCGGGACTTTTGGAAGGTGGAAGCGCCCGAGCTGCTAATTATGAAACTTACAAGGAAATCTGCAGTTCACCCAGCGCAAAAGGCTTTTTTGCTGATCAGGCTGAGGCAGTTGGTATTAAATGGAAAACTAAATTGGTTGAATCCAAGGAAGCAT
- the LOC103427068 gene encoding uncharacterized protein produces MALVLSLRLLLPADTNRPSSSSSSPKSLKFDKRTKTSVSTPRKGSFNPSHKIQKVNLEVSPHRAVSAVRLMRIEMGGAFADLLNEKGKGSGENEMGYVGRTLGFRTRDLEDRDLRLVTDIVGGTIRWKRYLDHLISSLCNDGNTFARMEPLLLQILRIGFYEIVKLDMPPYAVVDENVRLAKVALRHGAGNLVNAILRKLVLLMETNSLPLPKLEGDDRAQARALATLHSHPVWMVRRWTKHLGQEEAIRLMTWNNSDPSFSLRANSGKGVSRADLVTKLNVLKVPHELSSHLNDFVRVKTGLQLVIQAGLLKEGLCSVQDESAGLVVSVVDPQPGESIIDCCAAPGGKTLYMASLLSGQGMVYAVDINEGRLRILKETAKLHQVDGVITNVHSDIRTFSDNNSTKCDKVLLDAPCSGLGVLSKRADLRWNRKLEDMEQLKSLQDELLDAASLLVKPGGVLVYSTCSIDPEENEERIAAFLLRHPEFQIDPIGRYVPPEFVTEQGFYFSNPVKHSLDGAFAARLTQAL; encoded by the exons ATGGCGCTCGTACTCTCTCTCCGCCTGCTTCTCCCTGCAGACACCAAcagaccttcttcttcttcttcttcccccaaGTCACTCAAGTTTGATAAGAGAACAAAAACATCCGTCTCTACTCCTAGAAAAG GTAGTTTCAATCCCTCACACAAAATCCAGAAGGTGAATTTGGAGGTTTCTCCTCACAGAGCTG TTTCGGCGGTGAGATTGATGAGAATAGAGATGGGAGGTGCTTTTGCTGATCTTCTCAATGAGAAAGGGAAAGGTTCTGGTGAAAATGAGATGGGATATGTTGGAAGAACTCTTGGGTTTCGTACACGGGATTTAGAGGATCGTGATCTTAGATTG GTCACTGATATTGTTGGCGGCACTATCCGTTGGAAGAGATATCTTGATCATTTGATAAGTTCACTGTGCAATGATGGAAACACATTTGCTAGGATGGAACCACTTCTTTTACAG ATTCTTCGTATTGGTTTCTATGAGATTGTTAAGCTGGATATGCCACCATATGCTGTTGTAGATGAG AATGTGAGGCTTGCAAAAGTTGCCCTTAGACATGGTGCTGGAAACTTGGTTAATGCTATTCTCCGGAAGCTTGTTCTTCTCATG GAAACCAACTCTCTTCCTCTACCCAAATTGGAGGGTGATGACCGCGCACAAGCACGTGCTCTTGCCACTTTGCATTCTCATCCTGTT TGGATGGTGAGGCGATGGACAAAACATCTTGGACAAGAAGAAGCAATTAGATTGATGACGTGGAATAACAGTGATCCTAGTTTCAGCTTAAG GGCAAACAGTGGGAAAGGTGTTTCAAGAGCTGACCTTGTGACAAAGCTTAATGTCTTAAAG GTTCCGCATGAGCTCTCTTCGCATTTGAATGATTTTGTCCGTGTGAAAACAGGGTTGCAG TTGGTCATACAGGCCGGTCTATTGAAAGAAGGTTTATGTTCAGTTCAGGATGAAAGTGCAG GTCTGGTAGTTTCAGTTGTAGATCCTCAACCAGGTGAAAGCATTATTGATTGTTGTGCTGCTCCTGGAGGAAAGACTCTTTACATGGCATCCCTTTTGAGTGGCCAAG GTATGGTATATGCAGTTGACATAAATGAAGGCCGGTTGAGAATCCTCAAAGAGACGGCCAAGTTGCACCAAGTAGATGGTGTGATCACCAATGTGCATTCGGATATCCGTACTTTTTCT GATAACAATAGTACGAAGTGTGATAAAGTTCTGTTGGATGCTCCATGTTCTGGACTGGGTGTTCTCTCGAAG AGAGCCGACTTGCGTTGGAACAGGAAATTAGAGGATATGGAGCAGCTTAAAAGTTTGCAGGATGAGCTTCTCGATGCAGCCTCTCT ATTGGTCAAGCCTGGTGGTGTTTTGGTATACAGTACCTGCTCTATAGATCCTGAAGAGAATGAAGAGAGGATAGCTGCATTTCTTCTCAGGCATCCG GAATTTCAAATAGATCCCATTGGCAGATACGTTCCACCTGAATTTGTAACAGAACAGGGTTTCTATTTCTCCAACCCTGTAAAGCATTCCCTCGATGGGGCATTCGCTGCTCGTTTAACTCAAGCTTTATAA